One Drechmeria coniospora strain ARSEF 6962 chromosome 01, whole genome shotgun sequence genomic region harbors:
- a CDS encoding cytosolic phospholipase A2 zeta, which yields MIMRRAGSLLGVLASLGQRPRVVRPLLMSRSLATSRHTTPRRGSSIPVAIITSGLFIWWLYPSGDFAQLSDQGEGGKLPNTKQAVQRERLDQLGDGDDDGEYVQDTDKLAWISFSQRFESLSLTTDLEWSALSDKLVGYILPEWSKLIPGFMRKLQRELSMSPGSLADEIWHEAHDPNINPEIRYAAEVRVSSELCDEEKEYLSRRRRVVKVALAKYLGLDEHDIHPDDVPTIAICGSGGGLRALVAGTGSLHAAEQDGLFDCVTYTAGVSGSCWLQALYHSSFAGSFGAVLEHLKARASTHIAYPPVAFSSLTSMPTSKSLLCGLVEKLKGDATSSFGLVDIYGLLLGARYLVPKGELGVNDRDFKLSNQREYVNLGQRPLPVYTAVRHEIPAPNDNAAGPPGETEEEAKGKTWFQWFEVTPYEFFCEEFGAGIPTWAMGRKFKDGKDLPPEHGFHLPEIRVPLLMGVFGSAFCATLSHYYKEIRPLVQSLAGFGAVDEVVFSRDEDLVKVHPVDPATIPNFAYRMNGKLAKTAPESIYDLEYIQLMDAGMSNNLPIYPLLRPGRDVDVIIAFDASADIKSDNWLSVADGYARQRGVKGWPVGIGWPKPEDTIEDTKAQLADAEADTAREAQRKVQDAKLNQQALRTRAGGVSKDISSKDEDARFAPGDCLAGGLGYCTVWVGTTQERSSEPPPRSKAITDATSTWELMQPDAGITVVYLPFLSNKKVTDVSPGTTQFLSTWNFVYTPEQIDSVVRLAQANYDEGKEQIRATIRAVYERKKQLRERTEEQMQEKSVHKWAARTLLDVNDHFS from the coding sequence ATGATAATGCGACGGGCGGGGAGCCTCCTTGGTGTTCTGGCCTCTCTCGGCCAGAGGCCACGGGTCGTCCGCCCACTGTTAATGAGCCGTTCTCTGGCCACCTCCCGGCACACAACCCCTCGGCGTGGTAGCTCAATACCTGTCGCCATTATCACCAGCGGCCTCTTCATCTGGTGGCTGTACCCTTCTGGCGACTTTGCACAACTCTCGGACCAAGGCGAGGGCGGGAAGTTGCCCAACACTAAGCAAGCCGTCCAGCGCGAACGGCTCGatcagctcggcgacggcgacgacgacggcgaataTGTTCAGGATACAGACAAGCTTGCATGGATCAGCTTTTCCCAACGCTTCGAATCACTCTCGCTCACGACTGATCTGGAATGGTCGGCCTTGTCGGACAAACTAGTGGGATACATCCTCCCCGAGTGGTCCAAGCTCATTCCGGGTTTCATGCGGAAGCTTCAACGTGAACTTTCCATGTCACCGGGCTCGCTGGCCGATGAGATATGGCACGAGGCCCACGACCCAAACATCAACCCTGAAATCCGATACGCGGCCGAGGTTCGTGTGTCGTCTGAGCTTTGCGACGAAGAAAAGGAGTACCTCTCCAGAAGACGGAGGGTGGTAAAGGTTGCCCTGGCCAAGTATCTTGGCCTGGACGAACATGATATACACCCCGATGATGTTCCAACCATTGCCATATGCGGTTCTGGAGGCGGCTTGCGGGCCCTGGTCGCTGGCACCGGGTCCCTTcatgccgccgagcaggacggACTCTTCGACTGTGTTACCTATACAGCCGGAGTGAGCGGCTCCTGCTGGCTCCAAGCTCTTTACCACTCTTCCTTTGCGGGGAGTTTCGGCGCTGTCCTTGAACACCTGAAAGCTCGCGCTTCCACGCACATTGCGTACCCACCCGTTGCTTTCTCCTCCCTAACGTCGATGCCAACAAGCAAGTCTCTCCTGTGCGGCTTGGTAGAGAAGCTCAAAGGCGACGCCACGTCGAGCTTTGGCCTCGTAGATATCTATGGCCTCCTCCTAGGCGCCAGATATCTGGTGCCTAAGGGTGAGCTTGGGGTCAATGATCGAGACTTCAAGCTCTCAAATCAGAGGGAGTACGTCAATCTTGGGCAACGCCCGCTGCCCGTGTATACCGCTGTACGACACGAGATCCCCGCCCCCAACGACAATGCCGCAGGGCCGCCCGGGGAAACAGAAGAGGAGGCTAAGGGGAAGACTTGGTTTCAGTGGTTCGAGGTCACACCATACGAGTTCTTTTGCGAGGAGTTTGGCGCCGGAATCCCTACCTGGGCAATGGGGAGAAAGTTCAAAGATGGAAAAGACCTGCCACCTGAGCATGGTTTTCATCTACCCGAGATTCGCGTCCCGCTCCTGATGGGCGTCTTTGGCAGTGCATTTTGCGCTACTCTCAGCCATTACTACAAAGAAATCAGGCCCCTTGTTCAGAGCCTGGCCGGattcggcgccgtcgacgaggtcgtcttCAGCAGAGACGAAGATCTGGTCAAAGTTCATCCCGTCGACCCTGCTACCATTCCCAACTTTGCGTATCGCATGAATGGGAAGTTGGCCAAGACTGCTCCTGAAAGCATCTATGACCTAGAGTACATTCAACTCATGGACGCGGGAATGTCGAACAACCTACCCATCTACCCCCTCCTTCGCCCCGGCCGGGATGTCGACGTAATCATTGCCTTTGACGCGTCGGCAGACATCAAGTCTGATAATTGGCTTTCTGTCGCTGACGGATATGCTCGCCAGCGCGGCGTCAAGGGCTGGCCCGTAGGAATCGGTTGGCCGAAGCCGGAGGACACGATTGAGGATACCAAAGCGCAAttggccgatgccgaagctGATACGGCACGAGAGGCACAGCGAAAAGTGCAGGATGCCAAGCTCAATCAGCAAGCGCTGCGAACGAGAGCGGGAGGCGTGTCGAAAGATATCTCCAGCAAGGATGAAGACGCCAGGTTCGCCCCGGGCGACTGTTTGGCTGGTGGCTTGGGCTACTGCACCGTCTGGGTTGGCACAACGCAAGAGAGGTCGTCCGAGCCGCCACCCCGGTCCAAGGCAATCACAGATGCCACCAGCACGTGGGAATTGATGCAGCCCGATGCCGGCATCACTGTCGTGTACCTCCCGTTCCTGTCGAACAAGAAGGTGACGGACGTCTCTCCCGGCACAACCCAGTTCCTAAGCACGTGGAACTTTGTTTACACCCCTGAGCAGATAGACAGCGTCGTACGGCTTGCGCAGGCCAACTACGACGAAGGTAAGGAGCAGATTCGAGCCACCATCCGTGCCGTCTATGAG
- a CDS encoding RNA-binding La domain protein has translation MSEADATKPVGDAKAADVVETPQAVEQTTESAAENAVIAEETVAAETETNKTTSHGTRRNNSNNKFDPSTREVTDDPAVIRKQVEFYFGDWNFPQDKFMWETCEGTANKPMPLAKIHSFKRMRVFQPYSAVVAALRDSQFLDISGEAGEEVVKRKIPYKPVGENKAKIEAATVYVKGFGDENPNTQFDLESFFAKFGEIRGLKLRRTNEGLFKGSVFVTFPDEDEANKFIALDPAPTYKSHELKIMSKRSYCEEKSELIRQGKLEPNSSAPRKFFEGRDPSNKRNFRERDNRGARDGDDWKKRRENDQKHGFQEHRGNGRGRSRGGRGRGGRDRGGRGRGGFRGGRDGNDRDRGDGSQQRQDDFKDAKPRIQSTTEGSKDEAATNGKRAREEDAGEKGPAHKKVDTKEAAKSETS, from the exons AtgagcgaggccgacgccacCAAACCTGTCGGTGATGCCAAGGCAGCTGATGTTGTCGAGACACCTCAAGCTGTAGAGCAGACGACCGAGTCTGCGGCGGAGAATGCTGTCATCGCGGAGGAGACTGTCGCCGCTGAAACCGAGACGAACAAGACGACATCCCACGGCACCCGTCGCAACAACAGTAACAACAAGTTCGACCCTAGCACTCGTGAGGTCACGGATGATCCCGCAGTCATACGCAAACAG GTTGAATTCTACTTTGGAGACTGGAACTTTCCACAAGATAAGTTCATGTGGGAAACATGTGAGGGCACGGCGAATAAGCCCATGCCCCTTGCCAAGATCCACTCCTTTAAGCGCATGCGCGTTTTTCAGCCGTACAGCGCTGTCGTCGCGGCTCTTCGCGACAGCCAGTTCCTTGACATATCCGGGGAGGCTGGGGAGGAGGTGGTCAAGCGCAAGATTCCTTACAAGCCGGTTGGCGAGAACAAGGCCAAGATTGAGGCGGCCACGGTCTACGTCAAGGGCTTCGGTGATGAGAACCCTAACACCCAGTTCGATCTTGAGAGCTTCTTCGCCAAGTTCGGTGAGATCAGGGGGCTGAAGCTGCGTCGGACAAATGAAGGCCTCTTCAAGGGCTCCGTCTTTGTCACCTTTCCTGATGAGGACGAAGCGAACAAATTCATCGCGCTGGACCCGGCACCTACGTACAAGTCTCACGAGCTGAAGATCATGTCTAAGCGAAGTTACTGCGAGGAAAAGAGCGAACTCATCCGACAAGGAAAGCTTGAGCCAAACTCTAGCGCGCCGAGGAAATTTTTTGAAGGACGGGATCCCAGCAACAAAAGGAACTTTCGCGAGAGAGATAATCGCGGggcccgagacggcgacgattgGAAGAAGCGACGCGAGAATGACCAGAAGCACGGGTTTCAGGAGCATCGGGGCAACGGCCGTGGTCGCAGCCGTGGaggtcgtggtcgtggtggCAGGGACCGCGGCGGCAGGGGCCGAGGCGGCTTCCGGGGCGGCCGCGACGGAAATGACAGAGACagaggcgacggcagccagcagcgccaggaCGATTTCAAGGA TGCCAAACCTCGCATCCAGTCTACCACCGAGGGGAGCAAGGACGAAGCCGCCACCAATGGAAAGCGAGCACGTGAGGAAGATGCGGGAGAAAAGGGTCCGGCGCACAAAAAGGTCGATACCAAGGAGGCAGCCAAAAGCGAGACATCGTAA
- a CDS encoding hypothetical protein (related to quinic acid utilisation protein QUTG) produces the protein MAQPLDLQAVRDELVAVAYEAGHMILAANPADIGTDTKLNSVDIVTDVDKSVEKMVLARLSAAFPSVGFMGEESYLPGMRIGPEPTFVVDPIDGTTNFVHSFPNACISLGLAINRSPAVGVIYNPWQDVLFTAIQEDGAYMTRFRGSTPQKLPLAKMPRPLEGLGAALVAVEWGSDRSGHNFELKADVFKQLAASGEDGGSMVHSLRSMGSAALNLAAVAAGQLDAYWEGGCWAWDVCAGWCILKESGGIMVSGNAGDNGPTLESRVYLAVRGAPSGQDEFVKEFLNVLGDRKMDYAA, from the exons ATGGCGCAACCACTTGATCTCCAGGCCGTCCGCGACGAATTGGTCGCAGTAGCCTACGAGGCGGGCCACATGATTCTCGCCGCCAACCCTGCAGACATTGGCACTGATACAAAACTCAACT CCGTTGACATTGTCACCGATGTGGATAAAAGTGTCGAAAAGATGGTCTTGGCACGCTTGTCTGCTGCCTTCCCTTCCGTCGGCTTCATGGGTGAAGAATCCTATCTTCCCGGTATGAGGATAGGCCCTGAGCCGACCTTTGTCGTCGACCCAATCGATG GCACCACCAACTTTGTTCACTCCTTCCCCAACGCCTGCATCTCTCTCGGCCTTGCCATCAACCGCTCACCTGCCGTGGGCGTCATTTACAATCCCTGGCAGGATGTTCTATTCACCGCCATCCAGGAAGACGGCGCCTATATGACACGCTTCCGGGGAAGCACGCCACAGAAACTGCCGCTGGCCAAGATGCCGCGACCATTGGAGGGCCTGGGTGCCGCCCTAGTGGCCGTGGAATGGGGCTCGGACCGCTCTGGGCACAATTTTGAGCTCAAGGCTGACGTGTTCAAACAACTGGCTGCCAGCGGGGAGGACGGGGGTTCGATGGTCCATTCGCTACGGTCCATGGGTTCGGCGGCACTCAacctggccgccgtcgccgctggccAGCTGGATGCCTACTGGGAGGGCGGCTGCTGGGCCTGGGATGTCTGCGCCGGGTGGTGCATCCTCAAAGAGTCTGGCGGTATAATGGTGAGCGGCAACGCAGGCGACAACGGTCCCACCCTCGAGTCGAGGGTCTACTTAGCTGTGAGGGGGGCACCGAGCGGCCAGGATGAATTTGTAAAGGAATTTTTGAACGTTCTTGGGGATCGAAAAATGGACTATGCCGCCTAA
- a CDS encoding histidine acid phosphatase codes for MGFASAVASALQGTRADNRRRYIYSAIPLGEAGHNRGRQRTWRVRPLKVLAAFVIAAAALSVVIAYRHARGATREHADTSSQSWGQYSPFFSVPSAIDASTPDGCEVTFAAVLSRHGSRYPTASKAEVYRLLLDRVQKSVSRYARGYEFIEDFALDPGVDSMTSYGENELVESGIAFYQRYKLLARDSDPFVRASGSDRVIMSAQNFTQGFYRAQGKSYDGALEKILVLPEGTDFNNTLDHGTCPAFENGPNSAHAREKQKVWGDIWATPIRERLNTKLPGAGLTVQDTIFMMDLCPFDTVATAGATMSMFCGLFSADEWHGYDYFGSLGKWYQQGNGSPLGPTQGAGYANELIARLTGQAVRDSTTTNSTLDSSPETFPLDRKLYADFSHDNAMVSAYAALGLYGKTDDLPVTSKLPPLKAHGFSASWTVPFAGRMYVEKMRCGGEGDEELVRIIINDRVQGLDGCGADHLGRCKLGAFVKSLSFARRGGRWNGCYS; via the exons ATGGGCTTCGCCAGTGCGGTCGCCTCGGCTCTGCAAGGTACAAGAGCCGACAACAGACGTAGATACATATACAGCGCCATCCCATTGGGAGAAGCCGGGCATAACCGTGGACGGCAGCGCACATGGCGAGTCAGGCCACTCAAGGTGCTGGCTGCATTTGTGATAGCTGCCGCTGCCCTGTCTGTGGTCATCGCGTACCG GCATGCGCGCGGGGCTACGAGGGAGCATGCGGACACCTCTTCCCAATCTTGGGGGCAGTATTCGCCCTTCTTCTCGGTCCCCTCGGCCATCGATGCGTCCACGCCTGATGGATGCGAGGTGACATTTGCCGCTGTCCTCTCCCGCCATGGCTCTCGATATCCCACGGCGAGCAAGGCAGAGGTCTATCGATTGCTGCTTGACCGGGTACAAAAATCTGTTTCCCGATATGCGAGAGGTTACGAGTTCATCGAGGACTTTGCGTTGGATCCTGGCGTTGACAGCATGACGTCGTATGGTGAGAACGAGCTGGTCGAGTCGGGAATCGCTTTTTACCAGCGCTACAAGTTGCTGGCTCGGGATTCAGATCCATTTGTCCGAGCATCTGGGTCCGACCGTGTCATTATGTCAGCCCAGAACTTCACCCAAGGCTTCTACAGAGCGCAGGGGAAAAGCTACGACGGCGCGCTGGAGAAAATTCTTGTCCTTCCCGAGGGAACTGACTTCAACAACACCCTGGACCACGGGACATGTCCCGCATTCGAGAATGGACCTAACTCAGCCCACGCCCGCGAGAAGCAGAAGGTGTGGGGGGATATATGGGCGACGCCCATCAGGGAGAGGCTGAATACCAAGCTACCTGGAGCTGGGTTGACGGTACAAGACACAATCTTTATGATGGACCTCTGTCCCTTCGACACCGTAGCTACTGCTGGCGCGACCATGTCGATGTTTTGTGGCCTTTTCTCCGCGGATGAATGGCATGGCTACGATTACTTTGGATCTCTGGGGAAATGGTATCAGCAAGGCAACGGAAGTCCCCTGGGTCCCACGCAAGGTGCTGGATATGCAAACGAGCTCATCGCACGGCTAACGGGGCAGGCTGTTCGAGACTCGACAACAACCAACTCTACACTCGACTCGTCACCCGAGACGTTTCCCCTGGACAGGAAGCTCTATGCCGACTTTAGCCACGACAACGCCATGGTGTCAGCATATGCTGCGCTGGGCTTGTACGGAAAGACGGACGATCTGCCCGTTACCTCCAAGCTCCCGCCGCTCAAGGCACATGGCTTCTCGGCGTCCTGGACCGTGCCGTTTGCGGGGCGCATGTACGTGGAGAAAATGCGGtgtgggggggagggggatgAGGAGCTGGTGAGAATTATCATCAACGATCGAGTCCAAGGCTTAGATGGCTGCGGTGCGGATCATCTGGGACGGTGCAAGCTGGGCGCTTTTGTCAAGAGCCTGTCATTTGCCCGAAGAGGTGGGCGGTGGAACGGGTGTTATTCCTAA
- a CDS encoding hypothetical protein (related to HRD1-involved in degradation of Hmg2p) has product MRLGWYAGVSTALTGGIIIRAFYQRANFYSAMVYLAQSNFCLLSLVNFTLLLYSSFIYGLTRLCYGTLRAVEVEQLTERAWFAITETCLAMTIFREEIGAWFLVMFTALVTGKVWGWIGDGRVEFLEQQPPPNPRLFHLRLGTSLSMSFLYDIWILRYAIHSVIQQARPNMMVMFLFEFAVLATCSWRTGARYILVLVEQNIIKKQTKKRLQERLQLIREQRDAMISQRELAAASGEETPLNQESLPSEDDVDEMDIEVPGWAAKGEWVLWLDLLTDMIKLGIYVAFFVMLLTFYGLPIHIMRDLFMTSRDFIKRLNALLRYRRAIQEMNRYPDATAEDLAPENTCIICREEMRPWDAANNSTTIDRAPENRGGNLRILAGGAPQPRGEHPPENNNQAPAAQGRQNDGVQRPQAEAQPRVFNLGPIRLGFAANGQQVRDLAQQFGLPQLAGNAAAPPTSTTTSDQPTLADNLQSINSLIQQSEQMVQVETQRLQLAQQELQVTHLLMAELQRLQQRRQQSQDSLQTAQFHQPLAPFRTNAFPQPPRVSTASSNHPQYTSYPMFSGVPPQLGSPPMARFGVSPASTVAIPADSPDLPDGVTLPPGWSLMPLQRLDGAPNHSWPVDTSENAPRNQDMQAADQMVSESTAQVTSEANELHGQADEPVVPPAPIGETVANSSQETRLSATTGSATAAHPSPSASNSGSGSSQLFDGASCNEQKETAQTQSLEAHDDFLGEATDQTPVGATRQPSIEGRATEREGLMPSGNGKGRAVTVEDTNDGD; this is encoded by the exons ATGCGGCTCGGCTGGTACGCGGGG GTTTCGACAGCCCTCACAGGCGGCATTATTATCCGAGCCTTCTACCAGCGGGCAAACTTCTATTCGGCAATGGTCTATCTCGCCCAGAGCAACTTTTGTCTGCTG TCTTTGGTAAACTTCACACTATTGCTCTACAGCAGCTTCATATATGGCTTGACACGGCTGTGCTATGGCACACTTCGGGcagtcgaggtcgagcaaCTTACGGAACGAGCTTGGTTTGCCATCACCGAAACGTGCCTCGCAATGACCATATTTAGGGAAGAGATAGGAGCTTGGTTTCTCGTCATGTTCACGGCACTTGTTACTGGCAAAGTTTGGGGATGGATTGGCGATGGCCGTGTCGAATTTCTCGAGCAACAACCGCCACCAAACCCGAGACTCTTCCATCTCCGTCTCGGCACCTCGCTCTCCATGAGCTTCCTCTATGACATATGGATACTCCGCTACGCGATTCACAGCGTAATTCAACAGGCACGACCAAACATGATGGTCATGTTTCTGTTCGAATTCGCAGTGCTTGCCACCTGTTCTTGGAGAACCGGAGCACGGTATATCTTGGTTCTTGTAGAACAGAACATCATAAAGAAGCAGACAAAGAAGCGGCTTCAGGAACGGCTTCAGCTAATCCGAGAGCAGAGAGATGCAATGATAAGCCAGCGAGAGCTGGCTGCTGCTTCTGGAGAAGAGACGCCTCTGAACCAGGAATCTCTTCCAAGTGAGGATGATGTCGATGAGATGGACATCGAAGTACCTGGTTGGGCCGCCAAAGGCGAATGGGTGTTATGGTTGGATCTTCTCACCG ACATGATCAAACTCGGCATTTACGTCGCCTTTTTCGTCATGCTACTCACTTTCTACGGGCTGCCAATACATATCATGAGAGACTTATTCATGACGTCGCGAGACTTTATCAAGAGATTAAACGCTCTGTTGAGATATAGGCGAGCCATCCAGGAGATGAACCGATATCCTGATGCGACTGCGGAGGATCTTGCCCCAGAGAACACATGCATCATCTGCCGCGAAGAAATGAGGCCATGGGATGCCGCGAACAACTCTACCACAATCGACCGG GCGCCCGAAAATCGAGGTGGCAACCTCCGAATACTGGCTGGTGGTGCACCACAACCTCGTGGCGAGCATCCACCAGAAAACAATAACCAAGCACCGGCTGCCCAGGGTAGGCAAAACGATGGTGTGCAGCGCCCGCAGGCGGAGGCTCAACCACGAGTGTTCAACCTAGGCCCTATCCGGCTGGGCTTCGCAGCCAATGGCCAACAAGTCAGAGACCTTGCGCAGCAGTTTGGTTTGCCTCAACTCGCTGGTAACGCTGCCGCACCTCCCACCTCAACAACGACTTCCGATCAGCCAACCTTGGCGGACAATCTTCAGAGCATCAACAGTCTCATCCAGCAGTCAGAGCAAATGGTGCAAGTTGAGACGCAGCGCTTGCAGCTGGCCCAACAAGAGCTTCAGGTCACCCATTTGCTCATGGCCGAGCTTCAAAGACTTCAGCAGCGTCGGCAGCAGTCTCAAGATTCATTACAAACCGCCCAGTTCCATCAACCCTTGGCTCCGTTTCGGACCAATGCATTTCCCCAACCCCCTCGGGTTTCAACTGCGAGCTCGAATCATCCCCAGTACACCAGCTATCCCATGTTTTCTGGCGTGCCGCCGCAACTAGGCTCCCCTCCCATGGCCCGTTTCGGTGTTTCTCCCGCCAGTACGGTGGCGATTCCTGCCGACAGCCCAGATCTACCCGATGGTGTGACGTTGCCACCAGGCTGGTCATTGATGCCCCTCCAGAGGCTCGACGGTGCGCCAAATCATAGCTGGCCAGTTGACACATCAGAGAATGCCCCACGGAACCAGGACATGCAGGCTGCGGATCAGATGGTGAGCGAATCTACGGCTCAGGTAACCTCCGAAGCCAATGAATTGCACGGGCAAGCAGATGAACCCGTGGTCCCTCCCGCGCCCATTGGTGAAACAGTGGCGAATAGCTCACAAGAAACGCGGCTTTCAGCGACGACGGGTTCTGCCACAGCCGCACACCCGAGCCCTTCTGCGTCTAATTCAGGAAGCGGCTCTAGTCAGTTGTTCGATGGCGCGTCCTGCAATGAGCAGAAGGAGACTGCGCAAACCCAGTCTTTGGAGGCGCATGACGATTTTCTTGGAGAGGCAACAGATCAAACTCCGGTGGGTGCTACGCGCCAGCCCAGCATCGAGGGCAGAGCGACAGAGCGTGAAGGGTTGATGCCATCTGGAAATGGGAAAGGGAGGGCTGTTACCGTTGAGGATACCAACGATGGAGATTGA
- a CDS encoding glycogenin yields the protein MTSQVTYLQARKSQPVIGPSWARSFCPDSETSAGSPAKSFIERHGDTCEQLPHLRDGKSTYPNMKAWHSIATILQVLLLNDSYLPGALVLAHSLRDAGTTQKLAVFITLDSVSAEAIALLKTVFDHVFPVPRIRNEQPANLYLMNRADLHSAFTKINLWKQTQFTKIVYIDADIVAYRAPDELFHIPHAFSAAPDIGWPDIFNTGVMVITPNMGDYYAMLAMAERNISFDGADQGLLNMHFGRGFNRLPFTYNVTPSAHYQYVPAYRHFQSSISMVHFIGSSKPWLSDRNASHGATLYDEMVGRWWAVYDRHYRFLEASSQQPQTSPVDFLSSFIRRAFQSGAIVTKESHNGIIINGHDSAAAKDETSSHQAPESSKSDGTAHPWNHWPHDFSAYTLYALAGIEIEAQSSPSTGDRCSAEVENVQEPMFTPSWDAQRVWTDRQSPPPGSKPEAANFPATHYEMSTDTEPFIPPARYPSPPRNMWYEVPKEAALLPTKQPRQIFPWEVDRPKPSRAFANERPVVVPIEQESSSNLAGPSQSQEDEQLSPMSTDMAASFNYGNSFPRVNAWDDVPEIDRYVERFRRHHRVGSQQAVGGFSGPLSPIAADLASKKLPSTKVTDFPSAEERPSLPVTPAPIQPALWTQGVTGDHDNRGNIPLPEAEGVPVQTAWDPAEQLQKLAMQQSEALLRRLGGDESQRNREIPSRPLPFGSDPITSPTHVVWAAPPAVLSPQPVSSVKNLVQNMNKADEFVIVGAEATLSGARLKRRGSPAPTSEDAKA from the exons ATGACCTCACAAGTCACATACTTACAGGCAAGAAAGTCGCAGCCTGTGATCGGTCCCTCATGGGCCAGAAGCTTCTGCCCCGACTCCGAAACTTCTGCGGGTTCCCCCGCCAAGAGCTTCATTGAGCGGCATGGCGACACCTGCGAGCAGTTGCCACATCTACGCGACGGTAAGTCAACCTACCCAAACATGAAGGCATGGCACAGCATCGCCACGATCCTCCAAGTT CTGCTTCTCAACGATTCTTACCTCCCAG GCGCCCTTGTCCTCGCCCACTCGCTGCGTGACGCCGGCACCACCCAGAAGCTTGCTGTCTTCATTACCCTCGACTCCGTGTCGGCCGAAGCCATAGCGCTGCTCAAG ACAGTTTTCGACCATGTCTTTCCAGTTCCACGAATACGCAACGAGCAGCCGGCGAATTTGTACCTCATGAATCGTGCCGATCTGCACTCTGCCTTCACCAAGATTAACCTATGGAAGCAAACTCAATTTACTAAAATCGTCTACATCGATGCCGATATCGTTGCCTACCGCGCTCCCGACGAGCTCTTCCACATTCCCCATGCCTTCTCTGCCGCGCCTGACATAGGGTGGCCGGATATCTTCAACACGGGCGTAATGGTCATAACTCCCAACATGGGCGACTACTATGCCATGCTGGCAATGGCTGAAAGAAATATATCCTTTGATGGAGCCGACCAGGGCCTCCTGAACATGCACTTCGGCCGCGGATTCAACCGCTTGCCGTTCACCTACAACGTCACTCCCTCTGCCCACTATCAGTATGTTCCCGCATATCGTCACTTTCAGTCTAGCATCAGCATGGTTCATTTCATCGGCTCCAGCAAGCCATGGCTGTCAGACCGCAACGCATCGCACGGTGCCACACTTTACGACGAGATGGTTGGTCGATGGTGGGCAGTGTACGATCGTCACTATCGATTTCTC GAAGCTTCatcgcagcagccgcagaCTTCTCCAGTCGATTTCTTGTCATCTTTCATTAGAAGAGCCTTCCAGTCCGGGGCCATTGTAACTAAGGAAAGCCATAATGGAATTATCATAAACGGCCATGATTCTGCCGCAGCAAAGGATGAGACCAGTTCGCATCAGGCTCCTGAGTCCTCCAAATCCGATGGTACAGCGCATCCTTGGAACCACTGGCCACACGATTTTTCTGCTTATACTTTGTACGCACTTGCAGGCATTGAAATCGAGGCACAATCATCACCGTCTACCGGTGACAGATGTTCTGCCGAGGTGGAGAATGTTCAGGAACCGATGTTCACGCCTAGTTGGGATGCTCAGAG AGTCTGGACGGATAGGCAATCGCCCCCTCCAGGGTCCAAACCAGAGGCGGCCAACTTTCCTGCAACCCACTACGAGATGTCGACTGACACAGAACCATTCATACCTCCTGCACGCTACCCTAGCCCTCCACGAAACATGTGGTACGAGGTTCCCAAAGAGGCTGCACTGTTACCGACCAAGCAACCACGTCAGATATTCCCATGGGAAGTGGACCGGCCCAAACCATCAAGAGCCTTCGCGAACGAGAGGCCAGTAGTAGTTCCAATAGAGCAGGAATCGTCAAGCAATCTTGCCG GCCCATCCCAATCCCAGGAAGACGAGCAGCTATCTCCCATGTCCACTGATATGGCAGCGTCCTTCAACTATGGGAACTCATTCCCACGGGTCAACGCCTGGGACGATGTGCCAGAGATTGATCGCTATGTCGAAAGGTttcggcggcatcatcgtGTGGGCAGTCAGCAGGCTGTAGGTGGCTTTTCCGGTCCACTGAGTCCTATAGCCGCCGACTTGGCAAGCAAGAAGCTCCCCAGCACAAAGGTAACCGACTTTCCTAGCGCCGAGGAACGGCCCAGTCTGCCAGTCACCCCAGCACCCATTCAGCCAGCATTATGGACCCAGGGTGTGACGGGAGATCACGATAATAGAGGAAACATACCTCTTCCAGAGGCTGAGGGTGTTCCGGTACAGACAGCATGG GACCCAGCCGAACAACTCCAAAAGCTTGCAATGCAGCAGTCCGAAGCTCTGCTACGCAGACTAGGCGGCGATGAAAGTCAAAGGAATCGCGAGATTCCCTCACGGCCACTACCCTTCGGGTCCGACCCGATCACGTCTCCTACACATGTTGTGTGGGCTGCACCGCCGGCCGTCTTGAGTCCACAGCCCGTATCATCAGTCAAGAACCTGGTCCAGAATATGAACAAGGCTGACGAGTTTGTCATCGTGGGGGCAGAGGCCACCTTGAGTGGAGCTAGGTTGAAAAGACGAGGAAGTCCGGCGCCTACTTCAGAGGACGCCAAAGCATAA